GCCTACCGGTCCGAGCTGGCGGCGCTCGAACGCCTCGTCTCCCCGGCGGGGGACGGAATCGAGATCGGCGTCGGGAGCGGTCGTTTCGCCGGCCCGCTCGGGATGGACGTCGGGATCGACCCCTCGGCGGCCATGCTCGGACGTGCCCGCGAGCGCGGGATTGAGGTAGTTCGAGGCGTCGCGGAGTCGCTCCCGTTCGACGCGGCGACGTTCGACACCGTGCTGATACTGCCGGCTGTAACAAACTGAAGGAATTCGCCACCCCGCGAATATCTTTACGAACTTACAGCCGGCAGTATGAGCGTGACGACGATCTGTTTCGTCGACGACATCCCGCAGACGCTGGCCGAGGCCGCCCGCGTGCTCGAACCGGACGGGGAACTCGTACTCGGCTTCATC
This window of the Halapricum desulfuricans genome carries:
- a CDS encoding class I SAM-dependent methyltransferase is translated as MPKTAPFEEHTGRYEQWFETHEAAYRSELAALERLVSPAGDGIEIGVGSGRFAGPLGMDVGIDPSAAMLGRARERGIEVVRGVAESLPFDAATFDTVLILPAVTN